The following are from one region of the Sandaracinus amylolyticus genome:
- a CDS encoding serine/threonine-protein kinase, protein MKICPACQLKYTDADSRCLVDNTVLETLADERIGTLLGGRYHIEKALGEGGMAVVYRARNALVDRPVAVKIMNPQLSRDAALKERFRREAKNAAAIAHPNIIEIHDYGETDDGTSYLVMELLDGAPLDRMIANGPMAAPQVCTLGLQIARGLARAHDFGVLHRDLKPENVFVSRGAGGKPVAKILDFGIARSMHDQRLTSAGQIFGTPQYMAPERVTSIDSGPSADLYALGVMLFEMLTGRLPFQADDIPAFLILHLQATPPKPSELVPNVPRRLEELILRMLAKRPEDRPVDAHQVEKELAAMAPAEAAELPTEHQSVLPRPAAPTLPPTTLERWAARTALFDQMLERAYPRGDAPPDVRQSLGEIREVIRRMHELRSAGLKEQRKLESMEAMAREGRQRLGHAMNVLGTDLSSAREAARTAHQEVSPYFDAERSAERVYRDAHRKLAASFGLNEASAPSQALVVAHRELADALDRWLLAHGTAQRAREWVESKQREVKDLQFQTEAIRGQLDRLESSFEQDRKSLEQALEHAGREIDALDKRLMELATRFLTPLRARRELGDLMQRLEQEGTPASGLQRPGSIG, encoded by the coding sequence ATGAAGATCTGCCCTGCCTGTCAGCTCAAGTACACCGACGCCGACTCGCGCTGCCTCGTCGACAACACCGTGCTCGAGACGCTCGCCGACGAGCGCATCGGGACGCTGCTCGGCGGCCGCTATCACATCGAGAAGGCGCTCGGCGAAGGCGGGATGGCGGTCGTCTATCGCGCGCGCAACGCGCTCGTCGATCGCCCGGTCGCGGTGAAGATCATGAACCCGCAGCTCTCGCGCGACGCGGCGCTCAAGGAGCGCTTCCGCCGCGAGGCGAAGAACGCGGCGGCGATCGCGCACCCGAACATCATCGAGATCCACGACTACGGCGAGACCGACGACGGCACGTCGTATCTCGTGATGGAGCTGCTCGACGGTGCGCCGCTCGATCGGATGATCGCGAACGGGCCGATGGCCGCGCCGCAGGTGTGCACGCTCGGCCTGCAGATCGCGCGCGGCCTCGCGCGTGCCCACGACTTCGGCGTGCTGCACCGCGACCTCAAGCCCGAGAACGTGTTCGTCTCGCGCGGCGCCGGTGGCAAGCCGGTCGCGAAGATCCTCGACTTCGGCATCGCGCGCTCGATGCACGATCAGCGGCTCACGAGCGCCGGTCAGATCTTCGGCACGCCGCAGTACATGGCGCCCGAGCGCGTGACCTCGATCGACTCCGGGCCCTCCGCCGATCTCTACGCGCTCGGCGTGATGCTCTTCGAGATGCTCACCGGTCGCCTGCCCTTCCAGGCCGACGACATCCCCGCGTTCCTGATCCTGCACCTCCAGGCCACGCCGCCGAAGCCGAGCGAGCTCGTGCCCAACGTGCCGCGACGTCTCGAGGAGCTGATCCTCCGGATGCTCGCGAAGCGTCCCGAGGATCGCCCGGTCGACGCGCACCAGGTCGAGAAGGAGCTCGCGGCGATGGCGCCCGCGGAGGCTGCGGAGCTCCCCACCGAGCACCAGTCCGTGCTGCCGCGTCCCGCGGCGCCGACGCTGCCGCCGACCACGCTCGAGCGCTGGGCCGCGCGCACCGCGCTCTTCGATCAGATGCTCGAGCGCGCCTATCCGCGCGGCGATGCGCCGCCCGATGTGCGCCAATCGTTGGGCGAGATCCGCGAGGTGATCCGGCGCATGCACGAGCTGCGATCGGCGGGCCTCAAGGAGCAGCGCAAGCTCGAGTCGATGGAGGCGATGGCGCGCGAAGGACGCCAGCGCCTCGGCCACGCGATGAACGTGCTCGGCACCGATCTCTCGTCGGCGCGCGAGGCCGCGCGGACCGCGCACCAGGAGGTCTCGCCGTACTTCGACGCGGAGCGCAGCGCCGAGCGCGTGTATCGCGACGCGCATCGCAAGCTCGCGGCGAGCTTCGGGCTGAACGAGGCGAGCGCGCCCTCGCAGGCGCTGGTCGTCGCGCACCGCGAGCTCGCCGACGCGCTCGATCGATGGCTGCTCGCGCATGGCACCGCGCAGCGAGCGCGAGAGTGGGTCGAGAGCAAGCAGCGCGAGGTGAAGGACCTCCAGTTCCAGACCGAGGCGATCCGCGGTCAGCTCGATCGTCTCGAGTCGAGCTTCGAGCAGGATCGCAAGTCGCTCGAGCAGGCGCTGGAGCACGCCGGGCGGGAGATCGACGCGCTCGACAAGCGACTCATGGAGCTCGCGACGCGCTTCCTGACGCCGCTGCGCGCGCGGCGCGAGCTCGGCGATCTGATGCAGCGCCTCGAGCAAGAAGGAACGCCGGCGAGCGGGCTGCAGCGTCCGGGCTCGATCGGCTGA
- a CDS encoding TetR/AcrR family transcriptional regulator, producing the protein MLQAPQQARAIATRARLIEAASTLLVEEGLRGTTTSAVAARAQVSQGALFKHFPTKLDLLAACVEAVLASLVDAFRDALPGRTPADLDARLRVGVAALWKVFRLPAMQGLFEVYLAARTDPELGRALEPLLAAHNANIQREARELLPELASHPGLASGVDAVVYAMQGVALGVFSNDERREREHLAFFERLAVHELAAAVEPEAQSKTGSRARRRG; encoded by the coding sequence GTGCTCCAAGCGCCGCAGCAGGCCCGTGCGATCGCCACCCGTGCTCGCCTGATCGAGGCGGCGAGCACGCTCCTCGTCGAAGAAGGTCTGCGCGGCACCACCACGTCTGCCGTCGCGGCGCGCGCGCAGGTCTCGCAGGGCGCGCTCTTCAAGCACTTCCCCACCAAGCTCGATCTGCTCGCGGCGTGCGTCGAAGCGGTGCTCGCCTCGCTGGTCGACGCGTTCCGCGACGCGCTCCCCGGGCGCACCCCCGCCGATCTCGACGCGCGCCTCCGCGTCGGCGTCGCCGCGCTCTGGAAGGTGTTCCGCCTGCCCGCGATGCAGGGCCTCTTCGAGGTCTATCTCGCGGCGCGCACCGATCCCGAGCTCGGCCGCGCGCTCGAGCCGCTGCTCGCCGCGCACAACGCGAACATCCAGCGCGAGGCGCGCGAGCTCCTGCCCGAGCTCGCGTCGCACCCGGGGCTCGCGAGCGGTGTCGACGCGGTCGTCTACGCGATGCAGGGCGTCGCGCTCGGCGTGTTCTCGAACGACGAGCGGCGCGAGCGCGAGCACCTCGCGTTCTTCGAGCGCCTCGCGGTGCACGAGCTCGCGGCGGCGGTCGAGCCGGAAGCGCAGTCGAAGACGGGCTCGCGAGCCCGGCGGAGGGGGTGA
- a CDS encoding sterol desaturase family protein: MSTLIYYAIPAFILTVALEWVYARKLVREGASVRGYETKDTFASLTMGVGNVLIAGVVKIGVIALWLFLYEHRIFDLPIDAWWVWLLLFVSEDFCYYWFHRVSHESRFFWAAHVNHHSSTHYNLSTALRQSWTTPFTGIVFWLPLPLLGFHPGMILVQQAISLLYQYWLHVEWLPKLGPFEWIFNSPSHHRVHHGRNVKYLDRNHGGILIIWDRLFGTFEPEAETPDYGLTKNLETFHPVKIAFHEWLAIARDVVRARSLRDALGYVFGPPGWAPGGRGETSAVLRARLARS, from the coding sequence ATGTCGACGCTCATCTACTACGCGATCCCCGCGTTCATCCTCACGGTCGCGCTCGAGTGGGTCTACGCGCGCAAGCTCGTCCGCGAGGGCGCGAGCGTCCGCGGCTACGAGACGAAGGACACGTTCGCGAGCCTCACGATGGGCGTCGGCAACGTGCTCATCGCGGGCGTCGTGAAGATCGGCGTGATCGCGCTCTGGCTCTTCCTCTACGAGCACCGGATCTTCGATCTGCCGATCGACGCGTGGTGGGTCTGGCTGCTGCTCTTCGTGAGCGAGGACTTCTGTTACTACTGGTTCCATCGAGTGAGCCACGAGTCGCGCTTCTTCTGGGCGGCGCACGTCAATCATCACTCGAGCACGCACTACAACCTCTCGACCGCGCTGCGGCAGTCGTGGACGACGCCGTTCACCGGGATCGTGTTCTGGCTCCCGCTTCCGCTGCTCGGGTTCCACCCCGGGATGATCCTGGTGCAGCAGGCGATCTCGCTGCTCTACCAGTACTGGCTGCACGTCGAGTGGCTGCCCAAGCTCGGGCCCTTCGAGTGGATCTTCAACTCGCCCTCGCACCATCGCGTGCACCACGGGCGCAACGTGAAGTACCTCGACCGCAACCACGGCGGGATCCTGATCATCTGGGATCGTCTGTTCGGCACGTTCGAGCCCGAGGCCGAGACGCCGGACTACGGGCTCACCAAGAACCTCGAGACGTTCCACCCGGTGAAGATCGCGTTCCACGAGTGGCTCGCGATCGCGCGCGACGTGGTCCGCGCACGCTCGCTGCGGGACGCGCTCGGCTACGTGTTCGGCCCGCCGGGTTGGGCGCCCGGTGGACGCGGCGAGACCAGCGCCGTGCTGCGCGCGCGACTGGCGCGCTCGTAG
- a CDS encoding DUF2267 domain-containing protein, giving the protein MQTNRTIDAFETTIQATHQWINEYADYLGQLHPPLAYRCLRAALHAIRDRLPVAEAVALAAQLPMLLRGAYYEGWVPSHTPHAMRTPDELYDHVSKELSSGLAAAPRDVMLAAFELLNDRIDEGEVRKVRHLLPEELRRLWPEPIPHIPRPSIEHPGSA; this is encoded by the coding sequence ATGCAGACGAACCGCACGATCGACGCGTTCGAGACCACGATCCAGGCGACCCACCAGTGGATCAACGAGTACGCCGACTACCTCGGACAGCTGCACCCGCCGCTCGCGTATCGCTGCTTGCGCGCGGCCTTGCACGCGATTCGGGATCGCCTCCCGGTCGCCGAGGCGGTCGCGCTCGCGGCGCAGCTGCCGATGTTGCTGCGCGGCGCGTACTACGAGGGCTGGGTGCCGAGCCACACGCCCCACGCGATGCGCACGCCCGACGAGCTCTACGATCACGTGAGCAAGGAGCTGAGCAGCGGGCTCGCGGCCGCGCCCCGCGACGTGATGCTCGCCGCGTTCGAGCTCCTCAACGATCGCATCGACGAGGGCGAGGTCCGCAAGGTGCGGCACCTCTTGCCCGAAGAGCTGCGGCGCCTCTGGCCCGAGCCGATCCCGCACATCCCGAGGCCGTCCATCGAGCATCCCGGCAGCGCGTGA
- a CDS encoding major royal jelly family protein — MRRSLAVSIALSLTGCGASPPPPTRPPRESTIELVAESPRRWTGIAIRPEGRVYVSYPRWSDDVPISVAMLDPSGAPIPYPDERWNAWQPGEDPRTHWVAVQSVTVDRERRLWVLDPGNPRFAGVIEGAPKLVVFDDPEDTDEAPRTYSFAPPIVSASSYLNDVRIDVSHHHAYLTDSGDGALVIVDLESGLTRRVLDGHPSTHAEDITLRIGGRPFSREVNADGIALDEDGGWLYFQALRGRTLYRVPTEVLRDPDADDAAIASRIQVLGETGASDGLEFHDGRVWLTSLEHDAIRTFVPGQGSPEIVVQDPRIAWPDSFAIGPQGQMYFTTAQIHLGDAPPDPFRIFRVVTPSP, encoded by the coding sequence ATGCGAAGGTCCCTCGCCGTCTCGATCGCGCTCTCGCTCACCGGCTGCGGCGCGAGCCCGCCGCCTCCGACGCGTCCACCTCGGGAATCGACGATCGAGCTCGTCGCCGAGTCGCCGCGGCGCTGGACCGGCATCGCGATCCGCCCCGAGGGTCGCGTCTACGTGAGCTATCCGCGGTGGAGCGACGACGTGCCGATCTCGGTCGCGATGCTCGATCCGAGCGGCGCGCCGATCCCGTACCCCGACGAGCGCTGGAACGCGTGGCAGCCCGGTGAAGATCCGCGCACCCACTGGGTCGCGGTGCAGAGCGTGACCGTCGATCGCGAGCGGCGGCTCTGGGTGCTCGATCCCGGCAATCCGCGGTTCGCGGGCGTGATCGAGGGTGCGCCCAAGCTCGTCGTGTTCGACGACCCCGAGGACACCGACGAGGCACCGCGCACCTACTCGTTCGCGCCGCCGATCGTCAGCGCGAGCTCGTACCTCAACGACGTGCGCATCGACGTCTCGCACCACCACGCGTACCTCACGGACTCCGGCGACGGCGCGCTGGTGATCGTCGATCTCGAGAGCGGCCTGACGCGCCGCGTGCTCGACGGACATCCGAGCACGCACGCCGAGGACATCACGCTGCGCATCGGTGGTCGCCCGTTCTCGCGCGAGGTGAACGCGGACGGCATCGCGCTCGACGAGGACGGAGGCTGGCTCTACTTCCAGGCGCTGCGCGGGCGCACGCTCTATCGCGTGCCTACCGAGGTGCTGCGCGATCCCGACGCCGACGATGCGGCGATCGCGAGCCGCATCCAGGTGCTGGGCGAGACCGGCGCGTCCGACGGGCTCGAGTTCCACGACGGACGCGTGTGGCTGACGTCGCTCGAGCACGACGCGATCCGCACCTTCGTGCCGGGCCAGGGCTCGCCCGAGATCGTCGTGCAGGACCCGCGCATCGCGTGGCCCGACTCGTTCGCGATCGGCCCCCAGGGCCAGATGTACTTCACGACCGCGCAGATCCACCTCGGCGACGCGCCGCCCGATCCGTTCCGCATCTTCCGCGTGGTCACGCCCTCGCCGTGA
- a CDS encoding ATP-dependent zinc protease, with protein sequence MSDRASVQVIGWREWIALPLLGIESIKVKTDTGARTSALHADDVERFTSRGRPMLTFVVHPLQRDRGLEVRCEAEMIDERLIRSSHGDQQLRPVIRTPIEIRGVLWEIEVTLTRRDVMGFRMLLGREAMRGHLLVDPGRSYLGNPSPYRRKKKRKKKKAHDVTE encoded by the coding sequence ATGAGCGATCGAGCGAGCGTGCAGGTGATCGGCTGGCGCGAGTGGATCGCGCTGCCCTTGCTCGGCATCGAGTCGATCAAGGTCAAGACCGACACCGGTGCGCGCACTTCCGCGCTGCACGCCGACGACGTCGAGCGCTTCACCTCGCGCGGACGTCCGATGCTCACGTTCGTCGTGCACCCGCTGCAGCGCGATCGTGGGCTCGAGGTGCGCTGCGAGGCGGAGATGATCGACGAGCGCTTGATCCGCTCGAGCCACGGCGATCAGCAGCTCCGCCCGGTGATCCGCACGCCGATCGAGATCCGCGGGGTGCTCTGGGAGATCGAGGTCACGCTCACGCGGCGCGACGTGATGGGCTTCCGCATGCTGCTCGGGCGCGAGGCGATGCGCGGGCACCTTCTCGTGGACCCGGGCCGGAGCTATCTCGGCAATCCGTCGCCTTATCGGCGCAAGAAGAAGCGCAAAAAGAAGAAGGCGCACGACGTCACGGAGTGA
- the gloB gene encoding hydroxyacylglutathione hydrolase, with amino-acid sequence MTLEVLTVPLLRDNYGYLLVDRDAGRAVAVDPSTHEAVLELLDRERLALDAIWCTHHHWDHVGGIPGLLARFPDAAVLGSAHDATNANIGQQTRGLADGEIVEHGAVRFEVLAIPGHTLGAIAYAGGGMVFTGDTLFLGGCGRVFEGTMPMMRASLARLRALPPETRVYCGHEYTKRNLEFARVIEPNDAAIAARLEAVTATREEGRVTVPATIADELATNPFLRWDSNAVRTYAKSRGEADTDDEVFARLRQAKDAF; translated from the coding sequence ATGACGCTCGAGGTGCTCACGGTCCCGCTGCTGCGCGACAACTACGGCTACCTGCTGGTCGATCGCGACGCGGGGCGCGCGGTGGCGGTCGATCCTTCGACGCACGAGGCGGTGCTCGAGCTGCTCGATCGCGAGCGGCTCGCGCTCGATGCGATCTGGTGCACGCACCACCACTGGGATCACGTCGGAGGCATCCCGGGCCTGCTCGCGCGCTTTCCCGATGCCGCGGTGCTGGGCAGCGCCCACGACGCGACGAACGCGAACATCGGACAGCAGACGCGCGGGCTCGCCGACGGAGAGATCGTCGAGCACGGCGCGGTGCGCTTCGAGGTGCTCGCGATCCCCGGGCACACGCTGGGCGCGATCGCGTACGCCGGCGGCGGGATGGTCTTCACCGGAGACACGCTCTTCCTCGGCGGATGCGGGCGCGTCTTCGAGGGGACGATGCCGATGATGCGCGCATCGCTGGCGCGGCTGCGCGCCCTTCCGCCCGAGACGCGCGTCTACTGCGGGCACGAGTACACCAAGCGCAACCTCGAGTTCGCGCGCGTGATCGAGCCCAACGACGCGGCGATCGCGGCGCGGCTCGAGGCGGTGACCGCCACGCGCGAGGAAGGGCGGGTCACGGTGCCCGCGACGATCGCGGACGAGCTCGCGACCAACCCGTTCTTGCGGTGGGACTCGAACGCGGTGCGCACCTACGCGAAGTCGCGCGGTGAGGCCGATACCGACGACGAGGTGTTCGCGCGCCTCCGCCAGGCGAAGGACGCGTTCTGA
- a CDS encoding cation:proton antiporter — translation MKVLRHIATIAAVAGLMEAARATGELDPRHLPAAVLLAIGMILLASWHMGKLFAAAKLPKLTGYLAAGIVAGPAVLAYLDHQVVSALTIVNGMATALIALTAGSEMDFRAMRPLMRSIGWISVIAVIGTAIVLGVTVFVMRDQLSFLADRPLLEAIAIAATLGVVIVAQSPAVVVAIRAETGADGAVARTALGVVVVADLVVIVLFALASSVTHAALAGSMDVEGTLRALAWELFGSLGLGVVIGVLLAVYHRVVRVRVDLFVLVVCFLAAEIGRRLHLDPLLLMLAAGMFVENVAHAGHALRAGFEDASLPVYILFFTVAGASIHLDLIPLVAVPATVLVVVRACGLYAGTYAAARLADAPPSVAKWGGFGLLPQAGLAIALSMLFARTFPEFGDAAGVLTLGIVSINELIAPALFRFALARAGEAVEGNGTSADH, via the coding sequence GTGAAGGTCCTGCGCCACATCGCGACGATCGCAGCCGTCGCGGGTCTGATGGAGGCTGCGCGCGCGACCGGCGAGCTCGATCCGCGCCACCTGCCCGCCGCGGTGCTGCTCGCGATCGGGATGATCCTCCTGGCCTCGTGGCACATGGGGAAGCTCTTCGCGGCGGCCAAATTGCCCAAGCTCACCGGGTACCTCGCGGCGGGGATCGTCGCCGGGCCCGCCGTGCTCGCGTACCTCGATCACCAGGTCGTCTCCGCGCTGACGATCGTGAACGGGATGGCGACCGCGCTGATCGCGCTCACCGCGGGCAGCGAGATGGACTTCCGCGCGATGCGCCCGCTGATGCGCTCGATCGGGTGGATCAGCGTCATCGCGGTGATCGGCACCGCGATCGTGCTCGGCGTGACCGTGTTCGTGATGCGCGATCAGCTCTCGTTCCTCGCGGATCGCCCGCTGCTCGAGGCGATCGCGATCGCGGCGACGCTCGGCGTCGTGATCGTCGCGCAGTCGCCCGCGGTGGTGGTCGCGATCCGCGCCGAGACCGGGGCCGACGGAGCGGTCGCGCGCACCGCGCTCGGCGTGGTCGTGGTCGCGGATCTCGTGGTGATCGTGCTCTTCGCGCTCGCGTCGTCGGTCACGCACGCGGCGCTCGCGGGGAGCATGGACGTCGAGGGCACGCTGCGCGCGCTCGCGTGGGAGCTCTTCGGATCGCTGGGCCTCGGCGTGGTGATCGGCGTGCTGCTCGCGGTCTACCACCGCGTGGTGCGGGTGCGCGTCGATCTCTTCGTGCTCGTGGTGTGCTTCCTCGCGGCGGAGATCGGACGGCGGCTCCACCTCGATCCGCTCTTGTTGATGCTCGCAGCGGGGATGTTCGTGGAGAACGTCGCGCACGCCGGGCACGCGCTGCGCGCGGGGTTCGAGGACGCGTCGCTGCCGGTCTACATCCTCTTCTTCACGGTCGCGGGCGCGTCGATCCACCTCGATCTGATCCCGCTGGTCGCGGTGCCGGCGACGGTGCTCGTGGTGGTGCGCGCGTGTGGGCTCTACGCGGGCACCTACGCGGCGGCGCGGCTCGCGGATGCGCCGCCCTCGGTGGCGAAGTGGGGCGGGTTCGGGCTGCTCCCGCAGGCCGGCCTCGCGATCGCGCTCTCGATGCTCTTCGCGCGCACGTTCCCGGAGTTCGGCGATGCCGCGGGCGTGCTGACGCTCGGCATCGTGTCGATCAACGAGCTGATCGCGCCCGCGCTCTTCCGCTTCGCCCTCGCGCGCGCGGGCGAAGCGGTCGAGGGCAACGGGACCAGCGCCGATCACTGA
- a CDS encoding tetratricopeptide repeat protein has product MRLGIAAIVIMGIVLAVAPRAGAQESGGDDAARAHFEAGRLHFDRGAYEAAQQEFEAAYELSGRPALLYNLYLTAERLGDFDTAIAHLERFLAEGSPSDEQRAQLEPRLENLRTRRERIRSGAEPEPEPEPTPPPAPARREGDLVPALVAFGVAGAALVSFAITGGLALAEDDALSNGCGATDRCTDDEVSTLSALVVAADVSWITAAVAASAGVVLLVTLGLPSNETETASIAPFVTPDGSGGVVVQGRF; this is encoded by the coding sequence ATGCGACTCGGGATCGCCGCGATCGTGATCATGGGCATCGTCCTCGCGGTCGCTCCACGAGCGGGCGCACAGGAGAGCGGAGGCGACGACGCCGCGCGCGCCCACTTCGAGGCGGGACGTCTGCACTTCGATCGCGGCGCGTACGAGGCGGCGCAGCAGGAGTTCGAGGCCGCGTACGAGCTCAGCGGGCGACCCGCGCTGCTCTACAACCTCTATCTCACGGCCGAGCGTCTCGGCGATTTCGACACCGCGATCGCGCACCTCGAGCGATTCCTCGCCGAAGGATCGCCCTCCGACGAGCAGCGCGCGCAGCTCGAGCCGCGGCTCGAGAACCTGCGCACTCGACGCGAGCGCATCCGCTCGGGCGCCGAGCCGGAGCCCGAGCCGGAGCCGACGCCGCCTCCCGCGCCGGCGCGTCGCGAGGGCGATCTCGTCCCCGCGCTCGTCGCGTTCGGCGTGGCCGGCGCGGCGCTCGTCTCGTTCGCCATCACCGGTGGGCTCGCGCTCGCCGAGGACGACGCGCTCTCGAACGGATGCGGCGCGACCGACCGCTGCACCGACGACGAGGTGTCGACACTGTCCGCGCTCGTCGTCGCGGCCGACGTCAGCTGGATCACGGCGGCAGTGGCGGCGAGCGCGGGCGTGGTGCTGCTCGTGACGCTCGGATTGCCCTCGAACGAGACGGAGACCGCGTCGATCGCGCCATTCGTCACGCCGGATGGAAGCGGCGGCGTCGTCGTGCAGGGGAGGTTCTGA
- a CDS encoding PolC-type DNA polymerase III → MRASIDVCGCFPTGKHYPGIAERMARLTTRVRGMAEGFEPATVWAAARFAVLDFETTGLDPEADRVIEIGVACFEGGELVETRNWLVNPGMPIGEESKAITGITDEMVADAPGFAGVWDEVRDVLSGRIPVAYNHAFDSKFLWAECRRLGLPPRGAELPPACCDDGVWIDPLVWAREIQKEEKGHKLGDVCARLGVSLETAHRANHDAEAAGRVLLALAAKMPERYGDLLRVQQRYAATQDVEITWRRR, encoded by the coding sequence ATGCGCGCCTCGATCGACGTCTGCGGCTGCTTCCCCACCGGCAAACACTATCCAGGCATCGCCGAGCGCATGGCGCGCCTGACGACGCGCGTGCGCGGCATGGCCGAGGGGTTCGAGCCCGCGACCGTGTGGGCCGCGGCGCGCTTCGCGGTGCTCGACTTCGAGACCACCGGCCTCGATCCCGAGGCCGATCGCGTGATCGAGATCGGCGTGGCGTGCTTCGAGGGCGGCGAGCTCGTCGAGACGCGCAACTGGCTGGTGAACCCGGGCATGCCGATCGGCGAGGAGAGCAAGGCGATCACCGGCATCACCGACGAGATGGTCGCCGACGCGCCGGGCTTCGCGGGGGTCTGGGACGAGGTGCGCGACGTGCTGAGCGGGCGCATCCCGGTCGCGTACAACCACGCGTTCGACAGCAAGTTCCTGTGGGCGGAGTGCCGCCGGCTGGGGCTCCCGCCGCGCGGCGCGGAGCTGCCGCCCGCGTGCTGCGACGACGGCGTGTGGATCGACCCGCTGGTGTGGGCGCGCGAGATCCAGAAGGAAGAGAAGGGCCACAAGCTCGGCGACGTGTGCGCTCGGCTCGGCGTGTCGCTCGAGACCGCGCACCGCGCGAACCACGACGCGGAAGCGGCGGGCCGCGTGCTCCTCGCGCTCGCCGCGAAGATGCCCGAGCGCTACGGCGATCTGCTGCGCGTGCAGCAGCGCTACGCAGCGACGCAGGACGTCGAGATCACCTGGCGCCGTCGCTGA
- a CDS encoding rhodanese-like domain-containing protein → MRREPPSEVPSPDVPAHDAAGQEAPLERRAARSPARATRVGLEAARVLLVGALLGAAIAVVRGVPDVEAMRAEAPASCAAPVEARPEVRWIEQADAHRMVEDAAVTFVDARPREAYESGHVAGALNVPMETGAIDERSTSLVRGSRVVITYCDTSGDCASSKRLAGLLAEAGLPDVRVLRGGMPGWLENGYAAEAGPCRVCP, encoded by the coding sequence GTGCGACGCGAGCCCCCTTCGGAAGTGCCCTCGCCCGACGTTCCCGCCCACGATGCCGCAGGCCAGGAGGCGCCCCTCGAGCGTCGCGCCGCGCGATCGCCGGCACGTGCGACGCGGGTGGGGCTCGAGGCCGCTCGCGTGCTCCTCGTAGGCGCGCTGCTCGGCGCGGCGATCGCAGTCGTGCGCGGCGTGCCCGACGTCGAAGCGATGCGCGCCGAGGCGCCCGCATCGTGCGCGGCGCCGGTCGAGGCGCGCCCCGAGGTGCGCTGGATCGAGCAGGCCGACGCGCACCGCATGGTCGAGGACGCCGCGGTGACCTTCGTCGACGCGCGACCGCGCGAGGCCTACGAGTCGGGCCACGTCGCCGGCGCGCTCAACGTCCCGATGGAGACCGGCGCGATCGACGAGCGCTCGACCTCGCTCGTGCGCGGATCGCGCGTGGTGATCACGTACTGCGACACCAGCGGTGACTGCGCGAGCAGCAAGCGGCTCGCGGGGCTGCTCGCCGAGGCGGGCCTCCCCGACGTGCGCGTGCTGCGCGGCGGCATGCCGGGCTGGCTCGAGAACGGATATGCCGCGGAGGCCGGGCCGTGCCGGGTGTGCCCGTGA
- a CDS encoding MauE/DoxX family redox-associated membrane protein, whose protein sequence is MPGVPVIARLSPRTRKVAVVVLRLAIAAVFVGAAIPKLMDPTSFARDVDNYHLLPPALVGPVAVALPMIELVVAAALVSGVHAAGAALIAMGMLVVFALGMAQAIARGIDLDCGCFGSAMEARVSGATVARNVILALACLPIVLAREPARAPEASS, encoded by the coding sequence GTGCCGGGTGTGCCCGTGATCGCGCGCCTCTCGCCTCGCACCCGCAAGGTCGCGGTCGTCGTGCTGCGGCTCGCGATCGCCGCGGTGTTCGTGGGCGCCGCGATCCCGAAGCTGATGGACCCCACGTCGTTCGCGCGCGACGTCGACAACTACCACCTGCTGCCCCCGGCGCTGGTGGGCCCGGTCGCGGTGGCGCTGCCGATGATCGAGCTCGTCGTCGCGGCGGCGCTCGTGAGCGGCGTGCACGCCGCGGGCGCGGCGCTGATCGCGATGGGCATGCTCGTGGTGTTCGCGCTCGGCATGGCGCAGGCGATCGCGCGCGGGATCGATCTCGACTGCGGCTGCTTCGGCAGCGCGATGGAGGCGCGCGTCAGTGGCGCGACGGTCGCGCGCAACGTGATCCTCGCGCTCGCGTGCCTGCCGATCGTGCTCGCTCGTGAGCCGGCGCGCGCCCCCGAAGCGTCTTCCTGA